In Desulfatirhabdium butyrativorans DSM 18734, one genomic interval encodes:
- a CDS encoding 2Fe-2S iron-sulfur cluster-binding protein yields the protein MKIIMDGKEVAAEYGQTILEVARKNGIYIPTLCHVPGLEPAAMCRICTVELTENRRTRLVTSCNYPLRQDAEIQTDTARVRNGRKLIIELLATRCPDRAVLKELGERYGADIHRFPADDKDCIMCGLCARVCERVGANVLTLSGRGVEITVSTFMGRVATNCIGCGACAQICPVNAIRIEDQDGYRSVILKGKVASRIPLRKCTSCGQFFGPVIDLPPVLERAGEPGVPAFNASICPNCSRRNHAKRLVQRHFEPYDTAIQALAEEGRRL from the coding sequence ATGAAAATCATCATGGACGGAAAAGAGGTCGCTGCCGAATACGGCCAGACCATTCTGGAAGTGGCCCGGAAAAACGGGATTTACATCCCCACCCTGTGCCATGTTCCCGGCCTGGAACCGGCTGCCATGTGCCGCATCTGTACGGTCGAGCTCACGGAAAACCGCAGAACAAGGCTGGTGACATCCTGCAACTACCCGCTTCGGCAGGATGCCGAAATCCAGACGGATACCGCGCGGGTTCGAAACGGCCGCAAACTCATCATCGAGCTGCTTGCCACCCGCTGCCCCGACCGTGCGGTCCTCAAAGAACTCGGTGAGCGTTATGGCGCGGACATCCATCGGTTTCCGGCAGATGACAAGGACTGCATCATGTGCGGGCTCTGCGCCCGAGTCTGCGAGCGCGTCGGCGCCAATGTGCTCACGCTTTCGGGCAGAGGGGTCGAAATCACCGTCAGCACCTTCATGGGAAGGGTGGCCACCAACTGCATCGGATGCGGTGCCTGCGCCCAGATCTGCCCGGTCAACGCCATCCGGATCGAAGATCAGGACGGATACCGCAGCGTCATTCTCAAGGGCAAGGTGGCATCCCGTATTCCGTTGCGAAAGTGCACGAGCTGCGGCCAGTTTTTCGGGCCTGTCATCGATCTACCCCCCGTTCTCGAGCGGGCCGGCGAACCGGGGGTGCCTGCCTTCAATGCATCGATCTGCCCGAACTGCTCCCGTCGAAACCATGCCAAACGTCTGGTACAGCGGCATTTCGAACCCTACGATACGGCCATTCAAGCGCTTGCCGAGGAAGGCCGGAGGTTGTAA
- the nuoH gene encoding NADH-quinone oxidoreductase subunit NuoH, with translation MIPMLLDLLAHPVVRIVVALALTMAFVGLMGLVLVYAERKVAGYIQRRPGPFEVGPQGILQSLADAGKLVGKQLVRPFDADPVLFWVAPVLSLAPVVVCFLPMPFGPILTGMQINVGIVLVLAFSGLNTLALCLAGWGSSNKYSLLGSARAVSQSVAYEIPLLLAVLAVAFQAGSLDLSEITIGQSKSILSWNIWTQPLAALIFFVSLVAETNRAPFDLPEAESELTAGFHTEYSGMGFGLFFLAEYTYMIIGCAMTSCLFLGGWSGPIADGHWWFLAKTFALLLVMMWFRWTFPRVRFDQLLNICWKWLIPLGLVNLVLTALVIKVVG, from the coding sequence ATGATCCCAATGCTTCTTGATCTGCTGGCCCATCCTGTCGTCAGGATTGTCGTGGCACTTGCGCTGACGATGGCCTTCGTCGGGTTGATGGGGCTTGTGCTGGTGTATGCCGAACGGAAGGTGGCCGGTTATATCCAGAGACGGCCCGGCCCCTTCGAGGTCGGCCCCCAGGGTATCCTGCAATCCCTTGCGGATGCCGGGAAACTGGTCGGCAAGCAACTCGTTCGACCCTTCGATGCCGATCCGGTCCTTTTCTGGGTGGCGCCTGTCCTTTCGCTGGCGCCGGTTGTCGTCTGCTTTCTGCCCATGCCCTTCGGCCCGATTCTCACGGGCATGCAGATCAACGTCGGCATCGTTCTGGTTCTGGCCTTTTCGGGTCTGAACACGCTGGCCCTGTGCCTCGCCGGATGGGGCTCTTCCAACAAATACAGCCTCCTGGGCTCGGCCCGTGCGGTTTCCCAATCCGTCGCCTATGAAATTCCGCTGCTGCTCGCCGTGCTTGCGGTGGCATTTCAGGCCGGCTCTCTCGATCTGAGCGAAATCACTATCGGACAGTCCAAATCCATCCTTTCCTGGAACATTTGGACTCAGCCGCTTGCCGCCCTCATCTTTTTCGTCTCCCTGGTAGCGGAAACCAACCGGGCGCCGTTCGACCTGCCCGAGGCGGAAAGCGAGCTGACCGCCGGTTTTCACACCGAGTATTCCGGAATGGGATTCGGTTTGTTTTTCCTGGCGGAATACACCTACATGATCATCGGCTGCGCCATGACCTCCTGCCTCTTTCTGGGCGGATGGTCCGGTCCCATTGCAGACGGACACTGGTGGTTTCTGGCAAAGACGTTTGCGCTGCTTCTGGTGATGATGTGGTTTCGATGGACATTTCCCAGGGTGCGTTTCGACCAGTTGCTCAATATCTGCTGGAAATGGCTCATTCCGCTGGGCCTCGTGAATCTTGTCCTGACCGCATTGGTCATCAAGGTGGTGGGCTGA
- a CDS encoding complex I 24 kDa subunit family protein yields MSEPNTCCEEPEIDFVFLDRIIQEEFGGRKEAMIMMMQTIQRHYRYLPEAAMIYLSHSIGVPLTKIYEVATFYASFSLVPKGKHILHICTGTACHLRGSGGMVQHVAQKLGIEPGKTTADMKLTLETVNCLGACAMAPVAVLDEQYHPQATVGLINELLDPILAE; encoded by the coding sequence ATGTCTGAACCCAATACCTGCTGCGAAGAACCTGAAATCGATTTCGTTTTTCTGGATCGCATCATTCAGGAAGAATTTGGCGGAAGAAAGGAAGCCATGATCATGATGATGCAGACCATCCAGCGTCATTACCGCTATCTTCCCGAAGCCGCCATGATTTACCTTTCCCACTCGATCGGTGTGCCCCTGACCAAGATTTACGAAGTGGCCACGTTCTATGCCTCCTTCAGCCTCGTTCCCAAGGGCAAGCACATCCTTCATATCTGCACGGGAACGGCATGTCACCTCAGAGGCAGCGGCGGCATGGTGCAGCACGTCGCCCAGAAGCTCGGCATCGAGCCTGGGAAAACCACCGCAGACATGAAGCTGACACTCGAAACCGTCAACTGCCTCGGAGCCTGCGCCATGGCCCCTGTGGCCGTTCTCGACGAACAATATCACCCACAGGCAACCGTGGGTTTGATCAACGAATTATTGGACCCCATTCTTGCCGAATAG
- a CDS encoding 4Fe-4S dicluster domain-containing protein, producing MTTYAIAQNLDRCIGCLSCEVYCKENKGLPDGPRLCQIVMLGPRLVSGLPREAYVYMGCFHCEHPACVAACPTGAMRKRESDGIVYVEKDLCVGCKACMVACPWGAVQWNHEEEKVVKCDLCKDRLDQGLQPVCVTVCTTQCLSLSVLEDAAAAA from the coding sequence ATGACCACTTACGCCATCGCCCAAAACCTCGACCGATGCATCGGATGCCTCAGTTGCGAGGTATATTGCAAGGAGAACAAAGGCCTGCCGGATGGACCGCGGTTGTGCCAGATCGTCATGCTGGGCCCACGCCTGGTATCCGGCCTTCCGCGCGAAGCTTACGTGTACATGGGCTGCTTTCACTGCGAACATCCGGCATGCGTGGCGGCCTGCCCGACCGGCGCCATGCGAAAGCGTGAATCCGACGGCATCGTATATGTCGAAAAAGACCTCTGTGTCGGGTGCAAGGCATGCATGGTCGCCTGCCCGTGGGGTGCGGTCCAGTGGAATCACGAAGAGGAAAAGGTCGTCAAATGCGATCTGTGCAAGGACCGTCTGGATCAGGGTCTGCAGCCCGTCTGTGTCACGGTGTGCACCACCCAATGCCTGAGTCTCAGCGTTCTGGAAGATGCAGCAGCGGCAGCCTGA
- a CDS encoding NADH-quinone oxidoreductase subunit C, protein MSTASESLLNDLQRRVGKITVHNPQYGKSGSHIDVSIDPDSLVDAATVLCEAGYFLEDLAGVDVAEGIWLIYHFDRHDASCRLTLRALVPHGKPCAPSLCGIFKGADWHERECFDFYGVRFDGHPNLKPLLLPDDIDQPPLLKETGKMPILGLIPLERWVEDRSKPRAGLP, encoded by the coding sequence ATGAGCACGGCTTCGGAATCCTTGCTGAACGATCTCCAGCGACGGGTGGGAAAAATCACCGTCCACAATCCGCAATACGGAAAAAGCGGGTCGCATATCGATGTTTCCATCGACCCTGATTCCCTTGTCGATGCTGCAACAGTGCTTTGTGAAGCCGGATATTTTCTGGAAGATCTGGCAGGCGTCGATGTTGCGGAAGGCATCTGGCTCATCTACCATTTCGACCGGCACGATGCATCCTGCCGGCTGACGCTCCGCGCCCTGGTGCCCCACGGCAAGCCATGCGCGCCTTCGCTGTGCGGCATTTTCAAGGGGGCGGACTGGCACGAGCGGGAATGCTTCGATTTTTACGGCGTGCGCTTCGATGGGCATCCCAACCTCAAGCCGCTGCTGCTGCCGGACGACATCGATCAGCCCCCCTTGCTCAAGGAAACGGGCAAAATGCCCATTCTCGGTCTGATTCCGCTCGAGCGCTGGGTGGAAGACAGATCCAAGCCCAGGGCCGGTTTGCCTTGA
- a CDS encoding NADH-ubiquinone oxidoreductase-F iron-sulfur binding region domain-containing protein → MTTSSPAPDLSWIKKLTRPEDLAAYRNTLIAEQQPDATRILVCCGTGCKALGALDLLAAMKQAVADAHLDVKVAPLVKRTGCHSFCSRGPLLTIQPQDIFYQKLKPSDAAEIVQETIIGGKIVPRFLYKPIGSKQPIEKRSEIPFFAAQTRVVLERVGVVDPFDIRDSIVHGAYSALVKVLTQMSPKEVIEEMKISKLRGRGGAGFPAGLKWESCARQKGRHYVICNGDEGDPGAFMDASTMEGDPHAVLEGMAIAAYSMGSDRGFIYVRMEYPLAVQTLANAIRQAEDLGLLGQNILGTGFNFKVSVSTGAGAFVCGESSALMSSLEGKVGRPRPKYIRSTEKGFRDSPSNLNNVETYANVPKIILNGGAWYASMGTERSAGTKVFSLTGNVNNVGLIEVPMGTSLRHIVYDIGGGIPNKKELKAVQTGGPSGGCIPIPKKFLDINVGFGKLAEIGSIMGSGGMIVMDENTCMVEVSRYFIHFLVEESCGQCTPCREGLTQMERILTRITRGEGEEGDIELLEEIGTFTNSFSLCGLGTSSANPVLSTIRYFREEYEAHIRDKKCPAGVCKALYHLEIQPEVCTGCGVCKKRCPAKAITGEKKEPHLIHQELCIKCMECYRNCKFDAIAIR, encoded by the coding sequence ATGACAACATCTTCTCCCGCACCGGACTTGAGCTGGATCAAGAAACTGACCCGCCCTGAAGACTTGGCGGCATATCGAAACACCCTGATTGCGGAACAACAGCCGGATGCCACCCGGATACTGGTCTGCTGCGGAACCGGATGCAAAGCCCTTGGCGCCCTCGATCTGCTGGCCGCCATGAAACAGGCGGTTGCGGATGCCCATCTGGATGTAAAGGTGGCGCCGTTGGTCAAGCGCACCGGATGCCATTCCTTCTGCTCCCGGGGCCCGCTTCTGACCATTCAGCCACAGGACATCTTCTACCAGAAGCTCAAACCATCAGATGCAGCCGAAATCGTTCAAGAAACGATCATCGGTGGAAAAATCGTCCCCCGCTTTCTCTACAAGCCCATCGGATCGAAACAGCCGATCGAAAAGCGCAGCGAAATCCCGTTTTTTGCGGCGCAAACCCGCGTCGTCCTGGAACGGGTCGGCGTGGTCGATCCCTTCGACATCCGGGACTCCATCGTTCATGGCGCCTACAGCGCACTGGTCAAGGTCCTGACACAGATGAGCCCAAAAGAAGTCATCGAGGAAATGAAAATCTCGAAGCTTCGGGGGCGCGGGGGCGCCGGATTCCCGGCAGGCCTCAAATGGGAGTCCTGCGCCAGACAAAAGGGCAGGCATTATGTGATCTGCAACGGCGACGAGGGAGACCCGGGCGCGTTCATGGACGCATCGACCATGGAAGGAGACCCCCATGCCGTGCTGGAAGGCATGGCCATCGCCGCCTATTCCATGGGATCGGATCGCGGCTTCATCTATGTCCGCATGGAATATCCCCTTGCGGTACAGACACTCGCCAATGCCATCCGGCAGGCGGAAGATTTGGGCCTTCTGGGGCAGAATATCCTCGGAACCGGGTTCAACTTCAAGGTTTCGGTTTCCACGGGTGCAGGCGCTTTCGTCTGCGGCGAATCCTCGGCGCTGATGTCCTCTCTCGAAGGAAAGGTCGGTCGGCCCAGACCCAAATATATCCGTTCCACGGAAAAGGGTTTCCGGGATAGCCCTTCCAACCTGAACAATGTGGAAACCTACGCCAATGTCCCCAAGATCATACTCAACGGCGGCGCATGGTACGCCTCGATGGGGACGGAACGCTCGGCAGGCACCAAGGTCTTTTCACTGACCGGAAACGTGAACAACGTCGGCCTGATCGAAGTACCGATGGGAACCAGTCTCCGACACATCGTCTACGACATCGGCGGCGGCATCCCCAACAAGAAGGAATTGAAAGCGGTTCAGACGGGCGGACCGTCCGGCGGCTGCATCCCGATTCCCAAGAAATTTCTCGACATCAACGTCGGCTTCGGCAAACTGGCGGAAATCGGTTCCATCATGGGATCGGGCGGCATGATCGTCATGGACGAAAATACCTGCATGGTGGAAGTCAGCCGGTACTTCATCCATTTCCTGGTGGAAGAATCCTGCGGTCAGTGTACGCCCTGCCGGGAAGGATTGACCCAGATGGAGCGAATCCTCACCCGCATCACCCGGGGAGAGGGGGAAGAAGGCGACATCGAGCTGCTCGAGGAAATCGGCACCTTCACGAACAGCTTCTCCCTGTGCGGGCTCGGAACATCTTCGGCAAACCCGGTGCTATCGACCATCCGATATTTCCGTGAGGAATACGAAGCCCATATCCGGGATAAAAAATGCCCCGCAGGCGTGTGCAAGGCGCTCTATCATCTGGAAATTCAGCCGGAGGTCTGCACAGGCTGCGGCGTGTGTAAAAAGCGTTGCCCGGCCAAGGCCATCACCGGTGAAAAGAAGGAACCGCATCTGATTCACCAGGAACTGTGCATCAAGTGCATGGAATGCTACCGCAACTGTAAATTCGATGCCATTGCCATTCGGTAG
- a CDS encoding NADH-quinone oxidoreductase subunit D: METVASRSTGDFYTRHFAVDQLVEKTEGETLILNIGPQHPATHGVLRLVVEMDGEYIRRCEPVLGYIHRMHEKMAENRTYTQYLPNMGRVDYLHALAWNWAYVGAVERLMGIEVPRRAEIIRIITCELNRISSHLVWAGAYLLDLGAFTPILYTFADRERILDILQIVTGSRLTYCYYRVGGVSADITPDFLKMIREFIAYFRPRLPMYRDLVTDNIILRGRCEDIGVLPVETARSYGATGPVLRGSGVAYDVRRAEPYSLYDQIAFEIPVGTAGDAMDRYRVRMAEMVQSLAIIEQAMDMLSDGPILSKDVPERIIPPRGETYFAVEGARGKVGIYLLSDGSAIPYRVKLRAPGFSNLHVFAELSIGCLLADALSILGSLDLVIPEIDR; encoded by the coding sequence ATGGAAACTGTCGCATCCCGGTCCACCGGTGATTTTTACACACGACACTTTGCCGTCGATCAACTGGTCGAAAAGACGGAAGGGGAAACCCTGATCCTCAACATCGGCCCCCAGCATCCCGCAACCCATGGGGTGTTGCGGCTGGTCGTGGAAATGGACGGGGAATACATCCGGCGATGCGAACCAGTTCTCGGTTACATTCACCGGATGCACGAAAAAATGGCCGAAAACCGGACTTACACCCAGTATCTGCCGAACATGGGGCGTGTCGATTACCTGCACGCGCTGGCGTGGAACTGGGCATACGTCGGAGCGGTCGAACGTCTGATGGGCATCGAGGTTCCCAGGCGCGCCGAGATCATCCGGATCATCACATGCGAGCTGAACCGCATCAGCTCTCACCTGGTGTGGGCGGGGGCCTACCTGCTCGATCTGGGCGCCTTCACACCCATCCTCTATACATTCGCCGACCGGGAACGGATATTGGATATCCTGCAGATCGTTACCGGAAGCAGGCTGACGTATTGCTACTACCGCGTCGGCGGGGTCAGCGCCGACATTACACCGGATTTCCTGAAGATGATCCGGGAATTCATCGCCTATTTCCGGCCAAGGCTCCCGATGTACCGGGACTTGGTGACCGACAACATCATTTTGCGGGGGCGATGCGAAGACATCGGCGTGCTGCCGGTCGAGACGGCCCGAAGTTACGGTGCGACCGGCCCTGTGCTCCGCGGCTCCGGTGTCGCCTACGATGTGCGCCGGGCAGAGCCCTATTCCCTCTATGACCAGATCGCTTTCGAGATCCCCGTCGGTACAGCCGGTGACGCGATGGACCGCTACCGGGTGCGCATGGCCGAGATGGTGCAAAGCCTTGCCATCATCGAGCAGGCCATGGATATGCTCTCCGATGGGCCCATCCTCTCGAAGGATGTGCCGGAGCGCATCATCCCCCCGCGTGGGGAAACCTATTTCGCAGTGGAAGGCGCCCGGGGAAAAGTCGGCATCTATCTGTTGAGCGATGGCTCTGCCATACCCTACCGGGTGAAGCTGCGTGCGCCGGGCTTTTCGAACCTTCATGTCTTTGCGGAACTGTCCATCGGCTGTCTGCTCGCCGATGCACTATCCATTCTGGGCAGTCTCGACCTCGTCATTCCGGAGATTGACCGATGA
- a CDS encoding NADH-quinone oxidoreductase subunit B → MAEKNLLLTPAESTIDPPIVRIKPVQDILDLCRSMSFWPMTFGLACCAIEMMAVGMARFDIARFGAEAFRPSPRQADLMIVAGTVSRKMAPAVIRLYEQMPAPKWVMALGNCAISGGPFSFEGQYGIVEGVDTIIPVDVFVPGCPPRPEGLLEGLFALQQKITGKRWWPLPQKAVLS, encoded by the coding sequence GTGGCCGAGAAAAATCTCCTTCTGACACCGGCCGAATCCACGATCGATCCGCCGATCGTTCGCATCAAGCCGGTACAGGACATTCTCGATCTTTGCCGATCCATGTCCTTCTGGCCCATGACCTTCGGTCTGGCTTGCTGCGCCATCGAAATGATGGCTGTCGGCATGGCCCGGTTCGACATCGCCCGGTTCGGCGCAGAGGCTTTCCGCCCTTCTCCGAGACAGGCCGATCTGATGATTGTCGCTGGCACCGTTTCCCGCAAGATGGCCCCTGCCGTCATTCGCCTCTACGAGCAGATGCCTGCCCCCAAGTGGGTGATGGCGCTCGGCAATTGCGCCATTTCGGGAGGGCCTTTCTCTTTCGAAGGTCAGTATGGCATCGTGGAAGGCGTCGATACCATCATTCCGGTGGATGTATTTGTGCCGGGATGCCCCCCGAGGCCGGAAGGGCTTCTCGAAGGTCTGTTTGCCCTGCAGCAGAAAATCACCGGCAAACGCTGGTGGCCTCTTCCCCAAAAGGCGGTCCTCTCATGA